Proteins found in one Anoplolepis gracilipes chromosome 7, ASM4749672v1, whole genome shotgun sequence genomic segment:
- the LOC140668139 gene encoding uncharacterized protein isoform X1, with protein MTLHWWMHWFWVTAQFLVILGNPLPSTTVDPVNQQPQPSPRTPSSSLETEDIYRSSKSPRLGFRIPKAIGLYPQTNTAVATDRQQSVTTVASSLLEPRGSTGLGATGHETVDESSFRGNISEVVPLGVTTPAQRIIERLRNPTTKKDSKITWILTTSKSSGRSKYDQEERYNQSSDAGRNVSFDEVEDLTVLPLQEEMTKADLSLNRTRSSLVTSLSAAGVTSNAAIRTFNRSEDEVEFDEEVAQTQHFATAASILEGNNCAVGVSESTRLSRARNTFMTKHQRDQMQGDNLSSDYTDTDNSNQAEQQNSGTSAAGIAAITGSCLATVALLSTMGSLGFIIYRRKYLNPPQTLNSDKCSNPDSSGYIDDSTIRDNSEEMYSLDNDSFLNSLEAMTIQNYWTDSVKHTKL; from the exons ATGACGCTACATTGGTGGATGCACTGGTTCTGGGTTACCGCGCAATTTCTTG TTATTCTGGGGAACCCTTTGCCTTCTACCACGGTGGATCCCGTCAATCAACAGCCTCAGCCATCTCCGAGAACGCCATCCTCGTCGCTCGAGACCGAGGATATTTATCGCTCGTCGAAATCACCCAGACTGGGCTTCCGCATCCCCAAAGCTATCGGTCTTTATCCCCAGACGAATACGGCCGTGGCGACTGACAGACAGCAATCCGTCACCACCGTCGCTTCGTCACTGTTAGAACCACGCGGGAGTACCGGTCTCGGAGCGACCGGTCACGAGACTGTCGACGAGTCGAGCTTCCGCGGGAACATCTCCGAGGTTGTGCCGCTCGGTGTGACGACTCCGGCGCAGCGCATCATCGAGAGGCTCAGGAACCCGACTACAAAGAAGGACAGTAAGATCACGTGGATCCTGACGACGAGCAAGTCGTCGGGTAGATCCAAGTACGATCAGGAGGAGAGGTACAATCAGTCGAGCGACGCCGGTAGAAACGTCAGCTTCGACGAGGTCGAGGATCTCACCGTGTTACCTCTCCAAGAGGAGATGACCAAGGCCGACCTGTCGTTAAACAGGACTAGGTCTTCTCTCGTAACATCCTTGTCTGCAGCCGGTGTTACTAGCAACGCCGCGATCAGGACGTTCAATCGGTCCGAAGACGAAGTCGAGTTCGACGAGGAAGTGGCACAGACCCAGCACTTTGCCACAGCGGCGTCTATCCTTGAAG gaAACAACTGTGCAGTTGGCGTGAGCGAATCCACTCGACTGAGCAGAGCGAGGAACACTTTCATGACGAAACATCAGAGGGATCAAATGCAGGGAGACAATCTGTCTTCCGATTATACTGATACCGATAACAGCAATCAGGCCGAACAACAAAACTCGGGGACATCCGCCGCGGGTATAGCCGCTATAACGGGTAGTTGTTTGGCGACCGTGGCTCTGCTCAGTACAATGGGCAGTCTcggatttattatatacag GCGCAAGTACTTGAATCCACCGCAAACATTAAACAGTGATAAATGCAGTAACCCCGACAGTTCGGGTTACATCGATGATTCCACCATTCGC gaTAACTCGGAAGAAATGTACAGTTTGGATAACGATTCGTTCCTAAATTCGCTGGAAGCGATGACAATACAGAATTACTGGACGGACAGTGTAAAGCATACGAAACTATGA
- the LOC140668139 gene encoding uncharacterized protein isoform X2, whose protein sequence is MTLHWWMHWFWVTAQFLVILGNPLPSTTVDPVNQQPQPSPRTPSSSLETEDIYRSSKSPRLGFRIPKAIGLYPQTNTAVATDRQQSVTTVASSLLEPRGSTGLGATGHETVDESSFRGNISEVVPLGVTTPAQRIIERLRNPTTKKDSKITWILTTSKSSGRSKYDQEERYNQSSDAGRNVSFDEVEDLTVLPLQEEMTKADLSLNRTRSSLVTSLSAAGVTSNAAIRTFNRSEDEVEFDEEVAQTQHFATAASILEVGVSESTRLSRARNTFMTKHQRDQMQGDNLSSDYTDTDNSNQAEQQNSGTSAAGIAAITGSCLATVALLSTMGSLGFIIYRRKYLNPPQTLNSDKCSNPDSSGYIDDSTIRDNSEEMYSLDNDSFLNSLEAMTIQNYWTDSVKHTKL, encoded by the exons ATGACGCTACATTGGTGGATGCACTGGTTCTGGGTTACCGCGCAATTTCTTG TTATTCTGGGGAACCCTTTGCCTTCTACCACGGTGGATCCCGTCAATCAACAGCCTCAGCCATCTCCGAGAACGCCATCCTCGTCGCTCGAGACCGAGGATATTTATCGCTCGTCGAAATCACCCAGACTGGGCTTCCGCATCCCCAAAGCTATCGGTCTTTATCCCCAGACGAATACGGCCGTGGCGACTGACAGACAGCAATCCGTCACCACCGTCGCTTCGTCACTGTTAGAACCACGCGGGAGTACCGGTCTCGGAGCGACCGGTCACGAGACTGTCGACGAGTCGAGCTTCCGCGGGAACATCTCCGAGGTTGTGCCGCTCGGTGTGACGACTCCGGCGCAGCGCATCATCGAGAGGCTCAGGAACCCGACTACAAAGAAGGACAGTAAGATCACGTGGATCCTGACGACGAGCAAGTCGTCGGGTAGATCCAAGTACGATCAGGAGGAGAGGTACAATCAGTCGAGCGACGCCGGTAGAAACGTCAGCTTCGACGAGGTCGAGGATCTCACCGTGTTACCTCTCCAAGAGGAGATGACCAAGGCCGACCTGTCGTTAAACAGGACTAGGTCTTCTCTCGTAACATCCTTGTCTGCAGCCGGTGTTACTAGCAACGCCGCGATCAGGACGTTCAATCGGTCCGAAGACGAAGTCGAGTTCGACGAGGAAGTGGCACAGACCCAGCACTTTGCCACAGCGGCGTCTATCCTTGAAG TTGGCGTGAGCGAATCCACTCGACTGAGCAGAGCGAGGAACACTTTCATGACGAAACATCAGAGGGATCAAATGCAGGGAGACAATCTGTCTTCCGATTATACTGATACCGATAACAGCAATCAGGCCGAACAACAAAACTCGGGGACATCCGCCGCGGGTATAGCCGCTATAACGGGTAGTTGTTTGGCGACCGTGGCTCTGCTCAGTACAATGGGCAGTCTcggatttattatatacag GCGCAAGTACTTGAATCCACCGCAAACATTAAACAGTGATAAATGCAGTAACCCCGACAGTTCGGGTTACATCGATGATTCCACCATTCGC gaTAACTCGGAAGAAATGTACAGTTTGGATAACGATTCGTTCCTAAATTCGCTGGAAGCGATGACAATACAGAATTACTGGACGGACAGTGTAAAGCATACGAAACTATGA
- the Mlt gene encoding tubulin-specific chaperone cofactor E-like protein isoform X3, giving the protein MPSLLEALELKYGSSTTDCSLTDDEAESGSPKAALSVSIFIPKKSPRHTVPALLVLQDCDIESAGNDAEKLRSKCKNVEELDLAQNKLSQWTEVFGILQHMPKIKFVNLSFNCLAEVLDVKHGNYDLLRNLVLNGTRVSWSTVQGLVRLLRNLEELHLSLNEYKTVDLDYQKPENVNPALKKLHFTGNPVEIWNEICKLGYLFPNLKSLVLAECPIRSLALEENRNLLPENDRRAKEEDHGQDTENMNHLDADEHTSSTDEKGNRIFENKVNYDRSESETESNGTTIRSPHDPFRMLRFLNVNGTLLSTWDEVERLARFPALKSLRIQGCPLFESPREYTEHERRQLLIARLPNVETLNGGGVISSQEREDAERAFIRYYMDKPEADRPERYSELVAIHGKLDPLVNVDLTPEKRVKVTFTYGDLVEVRSVDVYRTVFELKTKLESMVKIPANRMRLFYVDQVMKAQYGPEEMLYPNKQLYRYNIRNGDEIIIDSKLNRFASTSSATSSIRS; this is encoded by the exons ATGCCGTCGTTGCTGGAAGCGCTGGAGCTCAAGTATGGCAGCTCGACGACAGACTGTTCGTTGACGGACGACGAAGCAGAATCTGGCTCGCCCAAGGCGGCTCTATCAGTGAGCATCTTCATCCCCAAAAAGTCGCCACGGCATACGGTGCCGGCGTTGCTGGTACTCCAGGATTGCGACATTGAATCGGCGGGCAATGATGCCGAAAAGCTACGTAGCAAgtgcaaaaatgtcgaggaaCTCGATCTGGCGCAGAACAAGCTGTCACAGTGGACGGAGGTGTTCGGCATTCTCCAGCACATGCCCAAGATCAAGTTTGTCAATCTCAGTTTCAACTGCCTCGCGGAAGTGTTGGATGTCAAGCACGGTAACTACGATCTTCTGAGGAATCTTGTGCTCAACGGCACTAGGGTATCCTGGTCGACGGTGCAGGGATTGGTGCGGCTCCTACGGAATCTCGAGGAGCTCCATTTGTCGTTGAACGAGTACAAAACCGTAGACCTCGATTACCAGAAGCCGGAGAATGTAAACCCGGCGCTGAAGAAGTTGCACTTTACTGGCAACCCGGTGGAGATTTGGAACGAGATCTGCAAGTTGGG ATATCTATTTCCAAATCTGAAGAGTCTTGTCCTCGCCGAGTGTCCAATCAGATCGCTGGCTCTCGAGGAAAATCGGAATTTGTTGCCCGAGAATGATCGACGAGCGAAGGAAGAGGACCACGGACAGGACACCGAGAACATGAATCATTTAGACGCAGACGAGCACACATCGTCGACAGACGAGAAAGGAAATAGGATATTCGAGAATAAAGTCAACTATGACAGATCCGAATCGGAGACGGAGTCCAACGGAACGACCATTAGGTCGCCCCACGATCCCTTCAGGATGCTGAGGTTCTTGAACGTGAACGGTACTCTGTTATCGACCTGGGACGAGGTCGAGAGGCTCGCCAGGTTTCCCGCGCTCAAGTCGCTTAGAATTCAAGGATGTCCACTTTTCGAG agCCCTCGCGAGTACACAGAACACGAGAGGCGGCAGCTACTAATAGCTCGGCTACCAAACGTCGAGACTTTGAACGGCGGCGGCGTGATATCGTCCCAGGAACGCGAGGATGCCGAGAGAGCTTTTATACGTTATTACATGGACAAGCCGGAAGCCGATCGGCCTGAAAG ATATTCCGAGCTCGTGGCTATTCACGGAAAGCTGGACCCCTTGGTGAACGTGGATCTGACACCGGAGAAGAGGGTCAAGGTCACGTTCACTTACGGAGATCTCGTCGAG GTACGGTCAGTGGATGTATATAGAACAGTTTTCGAATTAAAAACCAAATTGGAAAGTATGGTGAAAATTCCTGCCAACAGAATGAGACTCTTCTACGTTGATCAG GTAATGAAAGCGCAATACGGACCGGAAGAAATGCTGTATCCGAACAAACAGCTCTATCGATATAACATTCGAAACGGCGACGAGATCATCATCGACAGCAAACTGAATCGATTCGCGTCAACGTCTTCGGCTACATCTTCCATTCGTTCCTGA
- the Mlt gene encoding tubulin-specific chaperone cofactor E-like protein isoform X1, translating to MKNAVKMPSLLEALELKYGSSTTDCSLTDDEAESGSPKAALSVSIFIPKKSPRHTVPALLVLQDCDIESAGNDAEKLRSKCKNVEELDLAQNKLSQWTEVFGILQHMPKIKFVNLSFNCLAEVLDVKHGNYDLLRNLVLNGTRVSWSTVQGLVRLLRNLEELHLSLNEYKTVDLDYQKPENVNPALKKLHFTGNPVEIWNEICKLGYLFPNLKSLVLAECPIRSLALEENRNLLPENDRRAKEEDHGQDTENMNHLDADEHTSSTDEKGNRIFENKVNYDRSESETESNGTTIRSPHDPFRMLRFLNVNGTLLSTWDEVERLARFPALKSLRIQGCPLFESPREYTEHERRQLLIARLPNVETLNGGGVISSQEREDAERAFIRYYMDKPEADRPERYSELVAIHGKLDPLVNVDLTPEKRVKVTFTYGDLVEVRSVDVYRTVFELKTKLESMVKIPANRMRLFYVDQVMKAQYGPEEMLYPNKQLYRYNIRNGDEIIIDSKLNRFASTSSATSSIRS from the exons ATGAAG AATGCTGTAAAAATGCCGTCGTTGCTGGAAGCGCTGGAGCTCAAGTATGGCAGCTCGACGACAGACTGTTCGTTGACGGACGACGAAGCAGAATCTGGCTCGCCCAAGGCGGCTCTATCAGTGAGCATCTTCATCCCCAAAAAGTCGCCACGGCATACGGTGCCGGCGTTGCTGGTACTCCAGGATTGCGACATTGAATCGGCGGGCAATGATGCCGAAAAGCTACGTAGCAAgtgcaaaaatgtcgaggaaCTCGATCTGGCGCAGAACAAGCTGTCACAGTGGACGGAGGTGTTCGGCATTCTCCAGCACATGCCCAAGATCAAGTTTGTCAATCTCAGTTTCAACTGCCTCGCGGAAGTGTTGGATGTCAAGCACGGTAACTACGATCTTCTGAGGAATCTTGTGCTCAACGGCACTAGGGTATCCTGGTCGACGGTGCAGGGATTGGTGCGGCTCCTACGGAATCTCGAGGAGCTCCATTTGTCGTTGAACGAGTACAAAACCGTAGACCTCGATTACCAGAAGCCGGAGAATGTAAACCCGGCGCTGAAGAAGTTGCACTTTACTGGCAACCCGGTGGAGATTTGGAACGAGATCTGCAAGTTGGG ATATCTATTTCCAAATCTGAAGAGTCTTGTCCTCGCCGAGTGTCCAATCAGATCGCTGGCTCTCGAGGAAAATCGGAATTTGTTGCCCGAGAATGATCGACGAGCGAAGGAAGAGGACCACGGACAGGACACCGAGAACATGAATCATTTAGACGCAGACGAGCACACATCGTCGACAGACGAGAAAGGAAATAGGATATTCGAGAATAAAGTCAACTATGACAGATCCGAATCGGAGACGGAGTCCAACGGAACGACCATTAGGTCGCCCCACGATCCCTTCAGGATGCTGAGGTTCTTGAACGTGAACGGTACTCTGTTATCGACCTGGGACGAGGTCGAGAGGCTCGCCAGGTTTCCCGCGCTCAAGTCGCTTAGAATTCAAGGATGTCCACTTTTCGAG agCCCTCGCGAGTACACAGAACACGAGAGGCGGCAGCTACTAATAGCTCGGCTACCAAACGTCGAGACTTTGAACGGCGGCGGCGTGATATCGTCCCAGGAACGCGAGGATGCCGAGAGAGCTTTTATACGTTATTACATGGACAAGCCGGAAGCCGATCGGCCTGAAAG ATATTCCGAGCTCGTGGCTATTCACGGAAAGCTGGACCCCTTGGTGAACGTGGATCTGACACCGGAGAAGAGGGTCAAGGTCACGTTCACTTACGGAGATCTCGTCGAG GTACGGTCAGTGGATGTATATAGAACAGTTTTCGAATTAAAAACCAAATTGGAAAGTATGGTGAAAATTCCTGCCAACAGAATGAGACTCTTCTACGTTGATCAG GTAATGAAAGCGCAATACGGACCGGAAGAAATGCTGTATCCGAACAAACAGCTCTATCGATATAACATTCGAAACGGCGACGAGATCATCATCGACAGCAAACTGAATCGATTCGCGTCAACGTCTTCGGCTACATCTTCCATTCGTTCCTGA
- the Mlt gene encoding tubulin-specific chaperone cofactor E-like protein isoform X2 translates to MNAVKMPSLLEALELKYGSSTTDCSLTDDEAESGSPKAALSVSIFIPKKSPRHTVPALLVLQDCDIESAGNDAEKLRSKCKNVEELDLAQNKLSQWTEVFGILQHMPKIKFVNLSFNCLAEVLDVKHGNYDLLRNLVLNGTRVSWSTVQGLVRLLRNLEELHLSLNEYKTVDLDYQKPENVNPALKKLHFTGNPVEIWNEICKLGYLFPNLKSLVLAECPIRSLALEENRNLLPENDRRAKEEDHGQDTENMNHLDADEHTSSTDEKGNRIFENKVNYDRSESETESNGTTIRSPHDPFRMLRFLNVNGTLLSTWDEVERLARFPALKSLRIQGCPLFESPREYTEHERRQLLIARLPNVETLNGGGVISSQEREDAERAFIRYYMDKPEADRPERYSELVAIHGKLDPLVNVDLTPEKRVKVTFTYGDLVEVRSVDVYRTVFELKTKLESMVKIPANRMRLFYVDQVMKAQYGPEEMLYPNKQLYRYNIRNGDEIIIDSKLNRFASTSSATSSIRS, encoded by the exons ATG AATGCTGTAAAAATGCCGTCGTTGCTGGAAGCGCTGGAGCTCAAGTATGGCAGCTCGACGACAGACTGTTCGTTGACGGACGACGAAGCAGAATCTGGCTCGCCCAAGGCGGCTCTATCAGTGAGCATCTTCATCCCCAAAAAGTCGCCACGGCATACGGTGCCGGCGTTGCTGGTACTCCAGGATTGCGACATTGAATCGGCGGGCAATGATGCCGAAAAGCTACGTAGCAAgtgcaaaaatgtcgaggaaCTCGATCTGGCGCAGAACAAGCTGTCACAGTGGACGGAGGTGTTCGGCATTCTCCAGCACATGCCCAAGATCAAGTTTGTCAATCTCAGTTTCAACTGCCTCGCGGAAGTGTTGGATGTCAAGCACGGTAACTACGATCTTCTGAGGAATCTTGTGCTCAACGGCACTAGGGTATCCTGGTCGACGGTGCAGGGATTGGTGCGGCTCCTACGGAATCTCGAGGAGCTCCATTTGTCGTTGAACGAGTACAAAACCGTAGACCTCGATTACCAGAAGCCGGAGAATGTAAACCCGGCGCTGAAGAAGTTGCACTTTACTGGCAACCCGGTGGAGATTTGGAACGAGATCTGCAAGTTGGG ATATCTATTTCCAAATCTGAAGAGTCTTGTCCTCGCCGAGTGTCCAATCAGATCGCTGGCTCTCGAGGAAAATCGGAATTTGTTGCCCGAGAATGATCGACGAGCGAAGGAAGAGGACCACGGACAGGACACCGAGAACATGAATCATTTAGACGCAGACGAGCACACATCGTCGACAGACGAGAAAGGAAATAGGATATTCGAGAATAAAGTCAACTATGACAGATCCGAATCGGAGACGGAGTCCAACGGAACGACCATTAGGTCGCCCCACGATCCCTTCAGGATGCTGAGGTTCTTGAACGTGAACGGTACTCTGTTATCGACCTGGGACGAGGTCGAGAGGCTCGCCAGGTTTCCCGCGCTCAAGTCGCTTAGAATTCAAGGATGTCCACTTTTCGAG agCCCTCGCGAGTACACAGAACACGAGAGGCGGCAGCTACTAATAGCTCGGCTACCAAACGTCGAGACTTTGAACGGCGGCGGCGTGATATCGTCCCAGGAACGCGAGGATGCCGAGAGAGCTTTTATACGTTATTACATGGACAAGCCGGAAGCCGATCGGCCTGAAAG ATATTCCGAGCTCGTGGCTATTCACGGAAAGCTGGACCCCTTGGTGAACGTGGATCTGACACCGGAGAAGAGGGTCAAGGTCACGTTCACTTACGGAGATCTCGTCGAG GTACGGTCAGTGGATGTATATAGAACAGTTTTCGAATTAAAAACCAAATTGGAAAGTATGGTGAAAATTCCTGCCAACAGAATGAGACTCTTCTACGTTGATCAG GTAATGAAAGCGCAATACGGACCGGAAGAAATGCTGTATCCGAACAAACAGCTCTATCGATATAACATTCGAAACGGCGACGAGATCATCATCGACAGCAAACTGAATCGATTCGCGTCAACGTCTTCGGCTACATCTTCCATTCGTTCCTGA